In Zea mays cultivar B73 chromosome 7, Zm-B73-REFERENCE-NAM-5.0, whole genome shotgun sequence, the following proteins share a genomic window:
- the LOC103632917 gene encoding LRR receptor-like serine/threonine-protein kinase has translation MGSPPLQSQCLREAPPHRASHPPHCRPPRLSSRHPPVSASPPRRALPMPPRSRAAAPRLAFLVPLAFAFALLLVPPCHCVNEQGQALLRWKDTLRPAGGALASWRAGDASPCRWTGVSCNARGDVVGLSITSVDLQGPLPANLQPLAASLKTLELSGTNLTGAIPKEIGEYGELTTLDLSKNQLTGAVPAELCRLAKLESLALNSNSLRGAIPDDIGNLTSLTYLTLYDNELSGPIPPSIGNLKKLQVLRAGGNQGMKGPLPQEIGGCTDLTMLGLAETGVSGSLPETIGQLKKIQTIAIYTTLLSGRIPESIGNCTQLTSLYLYQNSLSGPIPPQLGYLKKLQTLLLWQNQLVGAIPPELGQCKELTLIDLSLNSLTGSIPASLGGLPNLQQLQLSTNQLTGTIPPELSNCTSLTDIEVDNNLLSGAISIDFPRLRNLTLFYAWKNRLTGGVPTSLAEAPSLQAVDLSYNNLTGPIPKALFGLQNLTKLLLLNNELTGLIPSEIGNCTNLYRLRLNGNRLSGAIPAEIGNLKNLNFLDMSENHLVGPVPAAISGCASLEFLDLHSNALSGALPDTLPRSLQLIDVSDNQLTGPLSSSIGSLPELTKLYMGNNRLTGGIPPELGSCEKLQLLDLGGNAFSGGIPSELGMLPSLEISLNLSCNRLSGEIPSQFAGLDKLGSLDLSHNELSGSLEPLAALQNLVTLNISYNTFSGELPNTPFFQKLPLSDLAGNRHLVVSDGSDESSRRGVISSFKIAISILAAASALLLVAAAYMLARTHRRGGGRIIHGEGSWEVTLYQKLDITMDDVLRGLTSANMIGTGSSGAVYKVDTPNGYTLAVKKMWSSDEVTSAAFRSEIAALGSIRHRNIVRLLGWAANGGTRLLFYSYLPNGSLSGLLHGGRAAKGSPADEWGARYEIALGVAHAVAYLHHDCVPAILHGDVKSMNVLLGASYEPYLADFGLARVLAAASSMLDTGKQPRIAGSYGYMAPEYASMQRISEKSDVYSFGVVLLEILTGRHPLDPTLSGGAHLVQWLREHVQAKRDASELLDARLRARAGEADVHEMRQVLSVATLCVSRRADDRPAMKDVVALLKEIRRPAAVDDAKQRPPTAAAPVSPVSAHSRGQSSSCSFAVSEYSA, from the exons ATGGGGTCTCCCCCTCTACAATCCCAATGCTTGCGAGAGGCGCCACCTCACAGAGCCAGCCATCCACCGCATTGCCGCCCCCCTCGCCTCTCCTCACGTCACCCGCCCGTCTCAGCCTCACCACCGAGGCGCGCGCTGCCAATGCCGCCACGGTCCCGCGCCGCGGCACCGAGGCTCGCGTTTCTCGTGCCGCTCGCCTTCGCCTTCGCCTTGCTGCTGGTGCCGCCGTGCCACTGCGTCAACGAGCAGGGCCAGGCGCTGCTGCGATGGAAGGACACCCTGCGGCCGGCGGGCGGCGCGCTGGCGTCGTGGCGCGCCGGGGACGCGAGTCCGTGCCGGTGGACCGGCGTGTCGTGCAACGCGCGCGGCGACGTCGTCGGGCTGAGCATCACCTCGGTCGATCTGCAGGGCCCTCTCCCGGCCAACCTGCAGCCGCTTGCAGCGTCGCTGAAGACGCTGGAGCTCTCTGGCACGAACCTCACCGGCGCGATACCCAAGGAGATCGGCGAGTACGGCGAGCTGACCACCCTCGACCTTAGCAAGAACCAGCTCACCGGCGCGGTCCCCGCCGAGCTGTGCCGGCTGGCCAAGCTTGAGTCGCTCGCGCTCAACTCCAACTCCCTGCGTGGAGCCATCCCGGACGACATCGGCAACCTCACCAGCCTGACGTATCTGACGCTCTACGACAATGAGCTCAGTGGGCCGATCCCGCCCAGCATCGGCAACCTGAAGAAGCTGCAGGTGCTCCGCGCCGGCGGGAACCAGGGGATGAAGGGTCCCCTGCCGCAGGAGATCGGCGGATGCACTGACCTCACCATGCTCGGGCTCGCGGAGACCGGCGTCTCAGGGAGCCTCCCGGAGACGATCGGGCAGCTCAAGAAGATCCAGACCATTGCCATCTACACCACTCTGCTCTCCGGCCGGATCCCGGAGTCCATCGGCAACTGCACCCAGCTCACCAGCCTGTACCTGTACCAGAATTCTCTCTCCGGGCCGATACCTCCGCAGCTCGGCTACCTCAAGAAGCTCCAGACTCTGCTTCTATGGCAGAACCAGCTCGTCGGCGCAATTCCCCCGGAACTCGGACAGTGCAAGGAGCTCACGCTCATTGACCTGTCGCTGAATTCGCTTACCGGGAGCATCCCGGCGAGTTTGGGCGGGCTACCTAATCTCCAGCAGCTGCAGCTGAGCACGAACCAGCTCACTGGCACCATACCGCCGGAGCTCTCCAACTGCACGTCGCTGACGGACATCGAGGTCGACAACAACTTGCTGTCCGGGGCGATCAGCATCGACTTCCCGAGACTGCGCAACCTCACCCTGTTCTACGCGTGGAAGAACCGGCTCACTGGCGGCGTGCCGACGAGCCTCGCCGAGGCCCCGAGCTTGCAGGCGGTTGACCTGTCATACAACAACCTCACCGGTCCCATCCCCAAGGCGCTGTTCGGGCTCCAGAACTTGACCAAGCTGCTGCTTCTCAACAACGAGCTGACCGGGCTCATACCGTCGGAGATCGGTAACTGCACCAACCTGTACAGACTCCGGCTCAACGGCAACAGGCTGTCCGGCGCGATTCCCGCCGAGATCGGCAACCTCAAGAACCTAAACTTCCTCGACATGAGTGAGAACCACCTCGTCGGCCCGGTGCCCGCGGCCATATCGGGGTGCGCCAGCCTCGAGTTCCTCGACCTGCACTCCAATGCTCTGTCCGGCGCATTGCCGGACACGTTGCCGCGCAGTCTCCAGCTCATTGACGTCTCCGACAACCAGCTCACCGGGCCGTTGAGCTCCAGCATCGGGTCATTGCCGGAGCTGACGAAGCTGTACATGGGAAACAACCGGCTGACCGGTGGCATCCCGCCCGAGCTCGGTTCGTGTGAGAAGCTCCAGCTGCTGGACCTCGGCGGCAACGCGTTCTCCGGTGGCATCCCGTCGGAGCTCGGGATGCTACCGTCATTGGAGATCTCGCTTAACCTCAGCTGCAACCGGCTTTCAGGGGAGATACCGTCGCAGTTCGCCGGCCTTGACAAGCTCGGCAGCCTCGACCTGTCGCACAACGAGCTCTCCGGGAGCcttgagccgctcgcggcgctgcAGAACCTCGTCACGTTGAACATATCCTACAATACCTTCTCTGGGGAGCTCCCGAACACTCCCTTCTTCCAGAAGCTGCCCCTCAGCGACCTAGCCGGCAACCGCCATCTCGTCGTCAGCGACGGCTCCGACGAGTCCTCCCGGCGTGGCGTCATCTCGTCATTCAAGATAGCCATATCCATCCTCGCCGCAGCCAGCGCGCTGCTCCTGGTTGCCGCCGCCTATATGCTCGCCCGCACGCACCGCCGCGGCGGCGGCCGCATCATCCACGGCGAGGGCTCGTGGGAGGTGACACTGTACCAGAAGCTCGACATCACCATGGACGACGTGCTCCGAGGGCTGACGTCCGCGAACATGATCGGCACCGGCAGCTCAGGGGCCGTGTACAAGGTGGACACCCCCAACGGCTACACCCTCGCCGTGAAGAAGATGTGGTCGTCGGACGAGGTGACGTCGGCGGCGTTCCGCAGCGAGATCGCGGCGCTGGGCTCCATCCGCCACCGCAACATCGTGCGCCTCCTCGGGTGGgccgcgaacggcggcacgaggctGCTCTTCTACAGCTACCTCCCCAACGGCAGCCTGAGCGGCCTCCTGCACGGCGGCCGCGCCGCCAAGGGCTCGCCCGCGGACGAGTGGGGCGCGCGCTACGAGATCGCGCTCGGCGTCGCCCACGCCGTGGCGTACCTGCACCACGACTGCGTGCCGGCCATCCTGCACGGCGACGTCAAGTCCATGAACGTGCTGCTCGGCGCGTcctacgagccgtacctcgctgactTCGGCCTCGCCCGCGTCCTGGCCGCCGCGAGCTCCATGCTCGACACCGGCAAGCAGCCCCGCATCGCCGGCTCGTACGGCTACATGGCACCAG AGTACGCGTCGATGCAGCGGATCAGCGAGAAGAGCGACGTGTACAGCTTCGGCGTCGTGTTGCTGGAGATCTTGACGGGGCGGCACCCGCTGGACCCGACGCTGTCCGGCGGCGCGCACCTGGTGCAGTGGCTGCGCGAGCACGTGCAGGCGAAGCGTGACGCGTCCGAGCTACTGGACGCGCGGCTCCGGGCCAGGGCGGGCGAGGCGGACGTGCACGAGATGCGGCAGGTGCTGTCCGTGGCCACGCTGTGCGTGTCGCGCCGCGCGGACGACCGGCCCGCCATGAAGGACGTGGTGGCGCTGCTCAAGGAGATCCGGCGCCCCGCGGCGGTGGACGACGCGAAGCAGCGGCCACCCACGGCCGCCGCGCCGGTGTCGCCGGTGAGCGCGCACTCGAGGGGCCAATCGTCGAGCTGCTCCTTCGCCGTGTCGGAGTACTCTGCCTGA